The Montipora capricornis isolate CH-2021 chromosome 3, ASM3666992v2, whole genome shotgun sequence genome includes the window tgcgtacctattttaTTAGAGAggttaagaaacgacgacggctacggcgacgaaaacgtcacttcaaaatataagtttgagctattctaagtatttcatgattattccatctttttatattatacaatatcagcgaagtgtcctataactggattggtaaggACGGATTTGAGGTAAAGAGTGAGAATGAAAGATTTAGTGTAGTTTGTCCAAGTAGTCgtcaaaactttaaatttggtcatttcacgtagtagttttgacgagtacgggagagaattgttcaaaaatgcgtgcagcacgtgcagcatgagCATTTTGGCTAACTATGttttaacaaatattattatacatagaCTCaagatgaaaaatctgattggtcgagagcattcaatcaattcacaatagcttgtgaacttgacatgataaatgtataaatatctgctgcagatattgcatttatcatgtcaagttcaacgtctgcctggttactaagccccttggagtgttctcctcagaaacaaaatggctgaacgcttcgcttctgtttctgaggatgaattatgtgaaaaatgtataataaaacaattattgaattcgattttcgcatgatatcatgaattatcaaaacctcgtgtctgatatcatgatatcatgctcaacctcatccaataattgtttaatattactgctttttggcgttgccgttgccgtagccgtcgtctattcttaaactccctaattttcaggggcacccaacttcaactttcggaaaatatctgttcggaagacgacttgagatctagaattttcggaacatttcttgcaaaatttcttgcttgcctgcctggcCTAGGATTTTCAAACTTCTCGAAATAAAGCCAgtatccgagccaggattcgagccaggattcgagccaggatccgagccaggattcgacaCCTAACTGAGACctgacctaacctaacctaaccgagacctaccctaaccctaactagtctaagacctaactagactagaaccaacctaaagagacctaacctaaccgattcgagacctaacctaaccgagaaattcgagaataaatagcgcaGAAAggtcatcttagctcgaatcctggctggaattaGGGGCTCGGATCCTacctcgaatcctggctcgaagtttaggtatcctcgtatcatttttaagtctcTTAatgaagtctgcaaacaaattaaACCACTTTCACGAATGTtattaagcgagacaacggctgtcgtgaaaacacggccatagTTTACCTCTTTATATTAGCCTTCATGATGTGAATTAACTGAAGTAGGACTTTCTTCCAAAGCCGCCTTTTCCTCCCAGAGGGTACTGACCAATTATTTTTCCGTAGCACCACATTAACTAATCCCTATCACAACGGGTtcgttttcatttctttcactCGAGATGCTGTAAGTCTACGCATATTCAATTGTTTTCAAGAGACACTTCTGAAAGTTCattaatttacatgtaattccaTTGGGGAACAATTCGATACCCGGTCACAATTGTATTCTTGCAGCGGTAtcctttgaagaacgaggcatacaaCAATACACcctattcatatgcaaataagtggatGTGTATTCTTAGAATCACTGGACTTGACTAACGAGGAAACCCAGAGAACATTTTTAAAACTTGgtttatttaattttgaaaatcCTTCCTTATGGTGGTTAATTTATCTTGTTTATGATTTCCAAAGAACCTGCGGTTAAGGCGGCGCTGCCGGGACATAACTGATATAGACTTACAGCATCTCGACCCCTCCATCAATTATGAATAGgagtgaaaacaaacaaaattgtcatattcatgtaaaaaagcgttctctggttaaattttttttatacaaacgtaacctttcagcttccagactaaagccattaaaaattaagtaattaacaaggggaaaaaaaattaagtactTGACAAGTGAAACTTCTTATGGTGGTGGTTAATATACTAAgatttgaacaattttcttattgAATTAATTCTcatgatttatttattgaaacaaggaTCAAATGGATTTACCTATTCCACAGAACCCGCTGTGTTGCTTTTAAGGCGGCGCTGCGGGGGCATAACTGATATAGCTAGACTCAGTGCAGCATCTCGAAATCCTCCATCAATTATGAATAGgagtgaaaacaaacaaaattgtcatATTCGTGTAAAaaagcgttctctggttaaaaaatttatataaaaacgtaagctttcggattccagactaaagcctttaaaaaataagtaattgagaaaggaaaaataaaaaaaaacacaaattaaGTAATTGACAAGGGAAACTTCCGAATCCGAAAAAAtttggaatcttggcacaccgctaACACTGATGAAGTCGACAATAACTCCAAGCCTTTGccaaaacaatactctattCTTTTATCTTGGCGCATTTTTCCCTTTTATcgtgtttacaattttttcgcacttccattttgtatatatttccatctcgCGCATTTACATCTTAGCTTTTAAAGGCTTGGAGAGAACGCTTTTTTACGTGAATATGTCACCAAAACCTGGTTAATCttctatttttaaacaaaattgtattactgaaaaattcaaatgcatTCCTATTATACAAGAAATTGTAAGACCTTCCAATTGCTTTACTGCAGAACTAATACTAAACGATTCTCCGCGCTTTTTATCAAGGTTATAATAAGTTTTACAATTCTCCTAATTCGATGTTGTTTCTGCCAACTCTCTTGCCTACTTTAAAGAAATGATTTCAAACTAGTTATTTGTAAGAATTATCAATGTACAACGCAGATGTTTATTGTTTCCTACGAAATTCATGTTGAAGATTTGAATTGTAATCTGTCTTCTTTTCGGCCTTTTCTCCTATTTCATCTCTTCCAGTTTCCGACTCTCTAATTATCTCAGGCGTTCGTTAGTTAGAATAGTTCCATTCTGTCATGTTAATTACTGAGGAGGTCTTGCCCAAGTGCGTTCAGACGGATAATATGTCTCTAGTACATGAAAACGGACAATGATTCGGATGTTTTTTCTGATTTTCAGTCCTCTGTGACAGTTAAACTAAAGCggattgtttcacatttttggcATGACATGCGTTGACATCATTTTTGGTAGATGGGAAGATACGTCAACCCGAAATGATTGGTGTTATAGATATAAAGGATCGCTAATAAGAACTATGCTTGATCGCGCTAAACGCTTGTCATCCTCACCGGACCTCTTCTCCGAAGAATGCCATAATCTAAGAAAAATGCTTCTGAAACTGAAATATCCTGGAAAACCTACTGATTCCACCTTTAAGAAATTTCACGCATCCCAAGGCCAAAACCAAAGCCGTCTTAAGCCAGTCAACAGCCCTGTACTAATAACCTTGCGTTTCAAAGATCAGAAATCCGCCGACTCCGTGCGCAGGCAACTAAGCGACTTTGGAAAGAACACCCACCGTGTATTACAACGAGTTTTTACAAGTAAGAAAATCTCCGAAGATTTGAAACTTAAGccgatgatacacggttcaacatcttgcaacatttgttACTCAACAAATGTTAAACAACGTTGCACAaacgtgttgaacggaatagagctggtctttattttcgttcaacatcgttcaacaacattcaatgtgttgaatggcatatttcaacattcaacatgacacgacacactgttcaacatctgttgaacaagagctgcaacatttgttgatcgaCCGTGTATCATCGGCTTTAGGGAAACAAAGCCCTCACTTGTaaatcaacaatgcgttgtgtatgaaTTTCAATGTAATTTGTGTGATTCCAATTATATAGGCTACACCAGCCGTCATCTCCACCTACGCATTGAGGAGCATAAATATTCTGCCATCGGTAAAcacctggcccgggttgctcgaagcatggttagcactaaccggcgttaaataccatggaaacctattaggttttggtacctcttaaccaacggttagcgctaaccaagcttccagcaaccggccccagaatGACAGACACAACCAAAGATCCAACAATCTTCACGAGCAATTTACCACCTTAAAGAAATGCTGTGGAAAGTTTGAGTGCCttatttatgagatgcttttaGTAAGGAAAGAGAGTGACTCCAATTcagggcgcgacgaaagtgctgtTCGATAGCCTGGGGCCagtggaatgacttgtcgggctagcgttttcttatcgtagcttgcccgacgagcaagcaccgttggttcctcttttctgatgataaattgagtttttataccaaaaagtgtgtagcagagagctcctgagagaaaatgataacgtTATGAGGCCAAAGTAACGTAGCGTGACAACGTTTTCCGCTTCATTTTAGTTGCGTCTGTAAATaacgtcatgactttttctgcttacaCAAGCGactgaaatataatttttaaaatgacaatatttgccgactgacagcgtgcagtgcgagacaatcagtctaattaaattccagccaagtcacggtgcagtggattttctcggaaatttaggtgcgttttgttgggaaaatccaaatccggattcttgtttctattttaaagctgccAATTCATTATTAAAACTAAAAAGGCCCACttcttgtaaaattaaaaaacaagaaaaaactcgcTTGAAGAAAAGCTAGCAGACCTGGTGCCGTTATCAtccgataaaaaaaataaaaacaaaaacaaaaacaaaaacacgcaactccagtaatttaaaacatgatgttttctcacttctggaagagtttgtcagcttgacgagctttgaagagaatttactcCATCGAATGAATGTCGAAAGACTTCAGATTACAGTGGTAGTTTAATTGACCGATCGCTCATGACATTCACCAAAATAACTGTGTTGTGATTTCcgtaaatttataatatttttgacCGTCAACGGGGGTAAGTGCAGATGAAAACATCGAAGGAACGAACCCATTCGAATTCGGAggttatttttcctttactatttcgcccatgtttgaataaaatgttactctgaaacagtcatttgcgatttataaaaattttctggtcttgtgacaaagcgaaacaattttcatacatgtgcgTTAACTGCGTTGATTatatgcaaattgcaatcggGCCGACGGCAGACAGAGAGACATTCTGTAGAAGTATTCAAATTGACTAAAGGCATTCCCAAACTTTCAGCAAATTTGTTGATGTTCATTCGTATTTCCGAGAACCTCGTTCATGTGAGCAGTACAAACAAGGAACCGAATGACGGTGATAATGGTGACGTGTCGCCGCCGAAACGAcaggttacaaacatttctgatattttcggagggaagcgttccgagttATGCGGCCTTTCAGGATGTTCTTTAATTAAAGAGCttagaaaatcacaattttaacatgtTCGTAAAAAGTATTGAAATAGAAATAGATAAGAATGGTTGTTCTTATTTTGAGTTaagtttggtgccaattgaattcTTTTTTATTGAGACTTCCAACGTTGCTTGGTTGTGTCGCGGACGTTAGCGTTACATCGCGTGATTTTGAAACCCGAACTGCCGAACCCTAAGGCCCAGTTCAGACGTCGTGcttctgccgtgccgaacttaATTAATTGCAATTTGGTTCGACTGTAGCACGGTAGGGAAACAACtctgattcagacgccgtgccAAAGTCGAACCAAATTCAGGCTTTACTGATGCCTCGTAACAATTCTTCTCCTAACTCCCCGTGGGAACTCAATCTCGCCAAATACATTAATATaatttatgaattttgtttggCGCGACACAAgcacgacgtttgaatcaatgccATGCCAAAGTCGTGTAGCACGGCAGAGCTTGTCGAACTTAATTGCTTGCCGAACTTAATTCAAAagtttgattcagacgccgtgctTCCGGCGtgcttttgtcgaacttaattccTGAATTTAGTTCGACACGGCAGAAGCACGACGTCTGAACTGTACGGTGGTTTGTAAGGGCCATCaatagttcagaaaaaaaatttcacaatGACACTTAGTaactgtcaattgacacttCTAACTgacaattgacacttataagtaccaattgacaagtgtcaattgccagttataagtgtcaattgctacttataagtgtcaattgccggttcttagtgtcaattgctacttataagtgtcaattgccagttataagtgtcaattgctacttataagtgtcaattgccggTTATAAGTGACAATTGCCGGTTATAAGTGacaattgccagttataagtgtcaattgccagttataagtgtcaattgctacttataagtgtcaattgctacttataagtgtcaaatGCGAGTTATAAGTGTGAATTGCCAGTTACTATCGTTGACCGTTGGAAGTGTaaatgccagttataagtgtcaattgacagttactaagtgtcattatgaaatttttttctgaaCTATTGATGGCCCTTACAAGCCACCGTACTACGAACTGGGCCTAAGACTTGAAATGTAAGCTATTGGAAATATAATCTCGGTGAACTTTAGACcttttttttgtgctgtataagAGGAGAGTTTTTCAGAGACAACGTGTCAAGCTAGAATCAtaggaaaataaataattttaaaattacatcAAGAGCGTGATTATTTGTCGCGAGACCCGTTCACGACAAAAGTGGCGACCCCGCCATGACACTGGAAAGCATGGAAGACCTTTACAAATCAATAGAGGCGAAACTACAACTTCTCACCTTTACGAATGGACAGACAAGCGACGCGGTGAAAAAGGAAAACTTCGCATCAGTAGAGAGATTGAAAACAACTCTAGCCAAGAAAGTGGACGAAGTTCATGACCTCAAGGTAAGAGTACAAGAATTGAGGTTCGAAGAGGGGGATGACGGAGAAGAAATCTTAAAATGGGGCACAGACCTTGAAGAAAAATTAAGCGTGTTTGAAAAGGCCATTGACAACCTCGGGTCAAAAATTAAGACGTTCAGGAGCGCGGCGctcgaaaacgaaaagaaaagggAGGAAGATGAAGCAGCTGTAATTagagaaaagaaatttcaagaaGAGATGcgttttgaaaaggaaaaattagagcAGAAACTTAAATACGAGGCGAAAATCGAAGAAAACCGAAAATGCCAGATTAAAGAACAATCAATCAACGCGAAGCTGCccaaattacaaattacaagGTTCAATGGCACGCATACAGATTGGCTGAGGTTTTGGAACCAGTTCAAAGCAGAAATTGACTCGGCCGATGTGCcccaaatcaccaaattttcttatctgaaggagctgctggagCCACGGGTTAGAACAACAGTTGACGGCCTACCCTTTACCACAGAAGGCTACGAGAGGGCGAAAAGCATATTGAACACTAATTATGGAAAGGTTAGCGAAATAGTTAACGCTTATGTAAACAATGTAATGTCTTTGCCCGCTATCCATGGAACGAACCCCAACAAAATCATGGAATTTTACCAGAAGTTGTCCCCAAATCTTCAAGCATTGGAGACTATGGGTAAATTAAAGGAAATCAATGGTTACGTTCGAATGACGCTCGACAAGTTGGAGGGTATAAAAGGTGACCTGGTGCGCACAGATGACAACTGGCAGGAATGGGATTTTCCGAAACTACTTGAAGCCTTGCGCAAGTGGACAGAAAGAAACCCTCCGAAATTGGAAGATAAATATCAGCAAGAAAAACCAACGCTGCCTAAGCCACCTCGATCAAGGACGTACCAGGCCAGCCAACAAGACCCCAGAAGAAAGCCATGCGTTTACTGCGATAATTCATCTCACCAGTCCATCAACTGCGATAAAGTCACCACGATACAAGAACGAAGGAGACTGTTAAAcgtaaaacaactttgtttcaATTGTACTGGTGCAAATCATAAGGCCTCAGAATGTCGCAGCACTTCCACCTGCAGAATTTGCAAACGGCGTCATCATTCATCTTTCTGTGAGAAAACATCTCAACATCAAGAACATATGTTAGTGGCAACCGGAAGAGGCGCGGTTACCTATCCAGTCGTTGTAGTTAACGTGGGAGGGATACATTGTCGTGCCCTACTTGATACCGGTGCTGGGAGCTCATATGCTTCTGCCGCATTACTCGACCGACTAAGGAAACAACCAGTGCGAAAAGAGCTGAAACGAATTGAAATGATGATGCAGGCAACAACAAGAGAGATTGAAATCCATGAAGTCGTCGTTAAGAGCTTATCAGGTGCATTTCAGCTTCGGACCGAGGTAACCAAAGTAAATCGTGGTGTCCTGCTCAGCTTAGGCAACCCGGGATACAAGGACATGATTGGACGATACCATCATCTGAAAGGGGTAGAAATGGACGACATCGATACGAAAAGGGATTTACCAGTTCACCTTATCCTTGGTGCCAGCGAGTACGCTCAAGTCAAAACAGAGACCACACCCAGAATCGGCAAACCCGGAGAACCCATCGCAGAATGGACGCGCCTGGGGTGGACTATCTTGTCACCCGGAAGTGAACCAAATCTCACCAGCATGTTCCTAACACAAACTTCCGCTGTTGACTACGAGAACCTCTGCAGACTTGACGTGCTCGGATTACAAGACCATTGTCAAGAGTTCAAGGAGAAACTCCTAAGGGACCCAGAAGGATGGTACGAGACTGGCTTACTCTGGAAGGGCAACCATCCACCTCTTCCCAACAATAAGCCAGGAAGTCTGAAACGCCTGGAGAACGTCGTAAAGAAGCTGGAGAAGCAACCAGGGATGTTGGAAAAGTACGATGAAATCATCCGAGATCAACTAGCCCAAGGAATAGTCGAGCGTGTCGAAGGCGAACCAGAAGGCAAAGAATTCTATATCCCACACAAACCAGTGGTGCGAGAGACGGCGGAGAGCACAAAAATCCGCATTGTTTATGATGCTTCTGCGCGAGCCTACCACCAGGCCCCATCCCTCAACGATTGCCTTGAGACTGGGCCACCATTGCAGAACAAGCTCTGGAGTGTGCTGACAAGGAACCGCTTCCACCCAGTGGCATTAGCTGGAGACCTAAGGCAAGCCTTCTTGCAAGTGCGAATAAGAGAGGAAGACCGAGACGCAATGCGGTTTCATTGGTTGAGAGATTTGGAGAGCAAGGAAGTCGAAACCCTGCGTTTCACACGGGCGCTGTTCGGGATGTCAACGTCGCCATTTCTGTTGGGCGGAGTAATCGAACAGCATCTTAACAACCTCCAACACAAGTATCCAGACACAGTAGAGGAAATAAGAAGAAGCCTTTACGTCGATGACCTAATCAGCGGCGATAAAACGATCGCGCGTACACAGCATTTAAAGGAAATGTCCCAGACCATCTTCAGAGAGGCAAAATTCGAGCTACATAAATGGCAGTCTAATGTCCCTATCCCGGAGCGGCCAGAATATCGAGAGGAAGGACCAGAAGAACAGCAGAGTTCTCAAGGATGCGAAGCCCAAACCTACGCCAAAGACCAGTTGGGTGTAAAAGGAGGAGAAACGAAATTGCTCGGTGTGCGCTGGAACAAGGCCACGGACAAAATCCAAATCAGCTTTCCGGAAGCGATCGAGAATGTCACCAAGAGAGAAGTCCTGGGGAAGTTAGCAAAGATATATGATCCCTTAGGGTTAGCATCGCCCATCACTCTGGAGGGAAAGATGCTCTACCGACAAGCGTGTGAGCTGCGAATTCCATGGGACCAAGAACTACCAAGGAAACAGACGGCCAGCTGGAAGACGTGGGAGGGAAATCTTCCCGAAATAATTGAAGCACCAAGAAGCATCGTTCAGTACCAGGAAGAAATAACCAGCATTGACCTCCACGCTTTCGGCGACGCAAGCAGCCAAGGTTTATCAGCAGCAGTATACGCTGTGTCTCATCAACCCTCAGGTATATCACAGGGACTCGTAGCCGCCAAGTCCAGGCTTGCAAAGAAGGGATTAACCATACCGAGGCTTGAACTGGTAGCCGGCCATATGGCTACTAATCTGGTGCACAACGTGAAACAAGCCCTACAAGGATTTCCCGTAACAAGTGTCCATTGCTGGATAGATAGCAGTGTTGCTCTCCACTGGATCAAGGGTGGTGGGGAGTACAAGCAATTCGTGAGTAATCGCGTCCGAAAAATCCAAGACAAGGAGTACATTCATTGGCGCCACGTGGGTTCAAAGGAAAACCCAGCCGATCTGGGCAGTCGAGGAGGAAGAGCAGGAGAATGTGCGGATCTGCAGTTTCAAGGACCGTCCTGGTTACCATACCCAGAGAATTGGCCGTCAGACATCGTTACTAGCCCAAGTAAAGAAACTCAAGCTGAGGCAAAAGTGATCAAGGAAGTTCTCGCCGTGGCAATAGCAGACGACAAAGAACTTGACCAGTTATTACAGAAGTGGGATCTTTGGAGGGCGGTTCGAATTTGTTCATGGATAACACGGTTTATCCAAAACTGCAAGTTGAAACATCAACAGAAGATCAGCGGTCCTCTCAACACTGCGGAGACAAACCGTCGGATAGAGTTCTGGGTGCGAGATAGTCAAGTCAGATGCCTGAATACAGCCAGTTTCAAAGAAGATCAGCTACGATTAAACCTTCAGAAGAACGAAGAC containing:
- the LOC138041139 gene encoding uncharacterized protein; this encodes MTLESMEDLYKSIEAKLQLLTFTNGQTSDAVKKENFASVERLKTTLAKKVDEVHDLKVRVQELRFEEGDDGEEILKWGTDLEEKLSVFEKAIDNLGSKIKTFRSAALENEKKREEDEAAVIREKKFQEEMRFEKEKLEQKLKYEAKIEENRKCQIKEQSINAKLPKLQITRFNGTHTDWLRFWNQFKAEIDSADVPQITKFSYLKELLEPRVRTTVDGLPFTTEGYERAKSILNTNYGKVSEIVNAYVNNVMSLPAIHGTNPNKIMEFYQKLSPNLQALETMGKLKEINGYVRMTLDKLEGIKGDLVRTDDNWQEWDFPKLLEALRKWTERNPPKLEDKYQQEKPTLPKPPRSRTYQASQQDPRRKPCVYCDNSSHQSINCDKVTTIQERRRLLNVKQLCFNCTGANHKASECRSTSTCRICKRRHHSSFCEKTSQHQEHMLVATGRGAVTYPVVVVNVGGIHCRALLDTGAGSSYASAALLDRLRKQPVRKELKRIEMMMQATTREIEIHEVVVKSLSGAFQLRTEVTKVNRGVLLSLGNPGYKDMIGRYHHLKGVEMDDIDTKRDLPVHLILGASEYAQVKTETTPRIGKPGEPIAEWTRLGWTILSPGSEPNLTSMFLTQTSAVDYENLCRLDVLGLQDHCQEFKEKLLRDPEGWYETGLLWKGNHPPLPNNKPGSLKRLENVVKKLEKQPGMLEKYDEIIRDQLAQGIVERVEGEPEGKEFYIPHKPVVRETAESTKIRIVYDASARAYHQAPSLNDCLETGPPLQNKLWSVLTRNRFHPVALAGDLRQAFLQVRIREEDRDAMRFHWLRDLESKEVETLRFTRALFGMSTSPFLLGGVIEQHLNNLQHKYPDTVEEIRRSLYVDDLISGDKTIARTQHLKEMSQTIFREAKFELHKWQSNVPIPERPEYREEGPEEQQSSQGCEAQTYAKDQLGVKGGETKLLGVRWNKATDKIQISFPEAIENVTKREVLGKLAKIYDPLGLASPITLEGKMLYRQACELRIPWDQELPRKQTASWKTWEGNLPEIIEAPRSIVQYQEEITSIDLHAFGDASSQGLSAAVYAVSHQPSGISQGLVAAKSRLAKKGLTIPRLELVAGHMATNLVHNVKQALQGFPVTSVHCWIDSSVALHWIKGGGEYKQFVSNRVRKIQDKEYIHWRHVGSKENPADLGSRGGRAGECADLQFQGPSWLPYPENWPSDIVTSPSKETQAEAKVIKEVLAVAIADDKELDQLLQKWDLWRAVRICSWITRFIQNCKLKHQQKISGPLNTAETNRRIEFWVRDSQVRCLNTASFKEDQLRLNLQKNEDGLYECRGRIQGDYPIYLPESALLTKKLVMHVHPNLARGSRHDDGEGSREVLGATVTTFDKASD